One genomic segment of Sminthopsis crassicaudata isolate SCR6 chromosome 2, ASM4859323v1, whole genome shotgun sequence includes these proteins:
- the ODC1 gene encoding ornithine decarboxylase isoform X2 — MNNFSNDEFNFNFLDEGFTAKDILDQKINEVSSSDDKDAFYVADLGDVLKKHLRWYKALPRVTPFYAVKCNDSRAIVKTLATIGAGFDCASKTEIQLVQSLGVAPERIIYANPCKQVSQIKYAANNGVQMMTFDSEVELMKVARAHPKAKLVLRIATDDSKAVCRLSVKFGATLKTSRLLLERAKELNIDVIGVSFHVGSGCTDPETFVQAVSDARCVFDMGMEFGFNMYLLDIGGGFPGSEDVKLKFEEISSVINPALDKYFPSDSGVRIIAEPGRYYVASAFTLAVNIIAKKLVLKEQTGSDDEDEANDQTFMYYVNDGVYGSFNCILFDHAHVKPILQKRPKPDEKYYSSSIWGPTCDGLDRIVERCDLPEMHVGDWMLFENMGAYTVAAASTFNGFQRPTIYYVMSGPAWLVLRLILLYN, encoded by the exons atgaacaactttagcaatgATGAATTTAACTTCAATTTCCTTGATGAAGGCTTTACTGCAAAGGATATTCTGGACCAGAAAATTAATGAAGTTTCATCTTCT GATGATAAAGATGCCTTCTATGTTGCTGACCTTGGTGACGTCCTAAAGAAACATTTGAGATGGTACAAAGCTCTTCCTCGAGTAACTCCTTTTTATGCTGTTAAATGTAATGACAGCAGGGCTATAGTGAAGACACTTGCTACTATAGGAGCAGGATTTGATTGTGCTAGCAAG ACTGAAATACAATTAGTACAGAGTCTTGGGGTGGCTCCAGAGAGGATAATTTATGCAAATCCATGCAAACAAGTGTCACAAATTAAGTATGCTGCCAACAATGGAGTACAAATGATGACTTTTGATAGTGAAGTAGAGCTGATGAAAGTTGCCAGAGCTCATCCAAAAGCAAa GCTTGTTTTGAGGATTGCCACTGATGACTCCAAAGCTGTCTGTCGACTAAGTGTTAAATTTGGTGCCACTCTCAAAACTAGTAGGCTACTTCTTGAGCGAGCAAAGGAACTGAATATTGATGTTATTGGAGTTAG TTTCCACGTGGGAAGTGGTTGCACTGATCCAGAAACTTTTGTCCAAGCAGTTTCTGATGCCCGATGTGTCTTTGACATGGGG ATGGAGTTTGGTTTCAACATGTATCTTCTTGATATTGGTGGTGGCTTTCCTGGGTCTGAAGATGTAAAGCTTAAGTTTGAAGAG ATCTCAAGTGTAATCAATCCAGCATTGGACAAGTATTTTCCTTCTGACTCTGGAGTGAGAATCATAGCTGAACCAGGCAGATACTATGTTGCATCAGCTTTCACGCTTGCAGTTAACATCATTGCCAAAAAACTCGTATTAAAGGAACAGACAGGTTCTGATG atgaagatgagGCAAATGACCAAACCTTTATGTATTATGTAAATGATGGAGTATATGGATCATTTAATTGCATCCTGTTTGATCATGCACATGTTAAACCTATTCTACAAAAG AGACCCAAACCAGATGAGAAGTATTATTCTTCTAGCATATGGGGACCAACATGTGATGGCCTTGATCGAATTGTTGAACGCTGTGATTTACCAGAAATGCATGTAGGAGATTGGATGCTGTTTGAAAACATGGGCGCTTatactgttgctgctgcttctACTTTTAATGGATTCCAGAGACCCACTATCTATTATGTGATGTCTGGGCCAGCATGGTTAGTTTTAAGGTTGATTTTACTATATAATTAA
- the ODC1 gene encoding ornithine decarboxylase isoform X1 yields the protein MNNFSNDEFNFNFLDEGFTAKDILDQKINEVSSSDDKDAFYVADLGDVLKKHLRWYKALPRVTPFYAVKCNDSRAIVKTLATIGAGFDCASKTEIQLVQSLGVAPERIIYANPCKQVSQIKYAANNGVQMMTFDSEVELMKVARAHPKAKLVLRIATDDSKAVCRLSVKFGATLKTSRLLLERAKELNIDVIGVSFHVGSGCTDPETFVQAVSDARCVFDMGMEFGFNMYLLDIGGGFPGSEDVKLKFEEISSVINPALDKYFPSDSGVRIIAEPGRYYVASAFTLAVNIIAKKLVLKEQTGSDDEDEANDQTFMYYVNDGVYGSFNCILFDHAHVKPILQKRPKPDEKYYSSSIWGPTCDGLDRIVERCDLPEMHVGDWMLFENMGAYTVAAASTFNGFQRPTIYYVMSGPAWQCMQQIKNQGFPAEVEDQDINTLPLSCAWESGMEHHSTTCTSASINV from the exons atgaacaactttagcaatgATGAATTTAACTTCAATTTCCTTGATGAAGGCTTTACTGCAAAGGATATTCTGGACCAGAAAATTAATGAAGTTTCATCTTCT GATGATAAAGATGCCTTCTATGTTGCTGACCTTGGTGACGTCCTAAAGAAACATTTGAGATGGTACAAAGCTCTTCCTCGAGTAACTCCTTTTTATGCTGTTAAATGTAATGACAGCAGGGCTATAGTGAAGACACTTGCTACTATAGGAGCAGGATTTGATTGTGCTAGCAAG ACTGAAATACAATTAGTACAGAGTCTTGGGGTGGCTCCAGAGAGGATAATTTATGCAAATCCATGCAAACAAGTGTCACAAATTAAGTATGCTGCCAACAATGGAGTACAAATGATGACTTTTGATAGTGAAGTAGAGCTGATGAAAGTTGCCAGAGCTCATCCAAAAGCAAa GCTTGTTTTGAGGATTGCCACTGATGACTCCAAAGCTGTCTGTCGACTAAGTGTTAAATTTGGTGCCACTCTCAAAACTAGTAGGCTACTTCTTGAGCGAGCAAAGGAACTGAATATTGATGTTATTGGAGTTAG TTTCCACGTGGGAAGTGGTTGCACTGATCCAGAAACTTTTGTCCAAGCAGTTTCTGATGCCCGATGTGTCTTTGACATGGGG ATGGAGTTTGGTTTCAACATGTATCTTCTTGATATTGGTGGTGGCTTTCCTGGGTCTGAAGATGTAAAGCTTAAGTTTGAAGAG ATCTCAAGTGTAATCAATCCAGCATTGGACAAGTATTTTCCTTCTGACTCTGGAGTGAGAATCATAGCTGAACCAGGCAGATACTATGTTGCATCAGCTTTCACGCTTGCAGTTAACATCATTGCCAAAAAACTCGTATTAAAGGAACAGACAGGTTCTGATG atgaagatgagGCAAATGACCAAACCTTTATGTATTATGTAAATGATGGAGTATATGGATCATTTAATTGCATCCTGTTTGATCATGCACATGTTAAACCTATTCTACAAAAG AGACCCAAACCAGATGAGAAGTATTATTCTTCTAGCATATGGGGACCAACATGTGATGGCCTTGATCGAATTGTTGAACGCTGTGATTTACCAGAAATGCATGTAGGAGATTGGATGCTGTTTGAAAACATGGGCGCTTatactgttgctgctgcttctACTTTTAATGGATTCCAGAGACCCACTATCTATTATGTGATGTCTGGGCCAGCATG GCAATGTATGCAACAAATCAAGAACCAAGGTTTTCCGGCAGAAGTAGAGGATCAGGATATCAACACTTTGCCATTATCTTGTGCTTGGGAAAGTGGAATGGAACATCACTCAACAACTTGTACTTCAGCTAGTATTAATGTATAG